A stretch of Candidatus Symbiobacter mobilis CR DNA encodes these proteins:
- the asnB gene encoding asparagine synthase (glutamine-hydrolyzing): MCGIVGAGSTAPQADRAWLAPARDTLIHRGPDDAGKWWSDDGRVGLAHRRLSILDLSPLGHQPMHLAERGLSIVFNGEIYNFAELRRELESLGHHFRSHSDTEVLLAAYAQWGNECLARLNGMFTFALFDAPRQELFLARDRAGEKPLFYRLDQGVLYFASELKALLAHPNLPRRIDPDALDCYLAMGYVPGERCILAGYHKLSAAHALRFDLHSGTAKVWRYWQLPELDAAADSADETALLDELESLLEEAVGRQLVADVPVGILLSGGVDSSLVTAMAVRRSSQVRTFSIGFPGHGKLDETPHARLIARHFGTEHTELMAESTTADLLPTLAHQFDEPMVDSSMFPTWLVCHLVRQYCTVALGGDGGDELFGGYGHYSRLLWMRRRLTHVPGWLRRGVAQAAEHWLPVGLKGRNWLQGLDVDLRDGLPLIASYFDTTTRRHLMRGHAGHPLVAESIRVGRIPKQHDLLQRATRMDFENYLADDILVKVDRASMLNSLEVRAPLLDYRVIEFAYRRVPSRLKATEQEKKVLLKRLAARVLPPEFNRQRKQGFSIPLSEWLKTGPFRELFWDTLTSRNCLFDQMTVRSLLQGQDRGRGNGERLFALVQFELWSKIYRVSL, translated from the coding sequence ATGTGCGGAATAGTCGGCGCAGGCAGTACGGCACCTCAGGCGGATCGCGCTTGGTTAGCCCCTGCCCGCGACACCCTGATTCACCGGGGCCCGGATGATGCGGGCAAATGGTGGTCGGACGATGGCCGGGTGGGCCTCGCGCATCGTCGTCTATCCATCCTCGACCTCTCGCCCCTGGGCCATCAGCCCATGCATCTGGCGGAGCGGGGATTGTCCATCGTCTTCAACGGCGAGATTTACAACTTCGCAGAATTGCGGCGGGAACTGGAATCGTTGGGCCACCATTTTCGTTCCCATAGTGATACCGAGGTACTGCTGGCAGCTTACGCCCAGTGGGGCAACGAGTGTTTGGCGCGGCTCAATGGCATGTTCACTTTTGCCCTCTTCGATGCGCCGCGCCAAGAGCTGTTTTTGGCGCGCGACCGCGCGGGCGAAAAGCCCCTTTTTTACCGGCTGGATCAGGGCGTGCTCTATTTCGCCTCCGAATTGAAGGCTCTGCTGGCCCACCCGAATCTGCCGAGGCGCATCGATCCCGATGCGCTGGATTGTTACCTCGCCATGGGTTACGTTCCAGGCGAGCGTTGCATTCTGGCGGGGTATCACAAGTTGTCGGCGGCTCATGCCCTGCGCTTCGACCTGCATAGTGGCACGGCAAAGGTGTGGCGATACTGGCAACTGCCCGAACTGGATGCCGCCGCCGATAGCGCCGACGAAACCGCGCTGCTGGATGAACTGGAGTCCCTGCTGGAGGAGGCCGTGGGCCGGCAACTGGTGGCGGATGTGCCGGTGGGCATATTGCTCAGTGGCGGCGTGGATTCCAGCCTGGTCACGGCCATGGCCGTGCGTCGCTCAAGCCAGGTGCGCACCTTTAGCATCGGCTTTCCCGGCCACGGCAAGCTGGATGAAACCCCCCATGCGCGCCTGATTGCCCGGCATTTTGGCACCGAGCACACAGAGCTAATGGCCGAGTCCACCACGGCCGACCTGCTGCCTACCCTGGCACACCAGTTCGACGAGCCCATGGTGGATTCCTCCATGTTCCCCACCTGGCTGGTTTGTCATCTGGTGCGCCAGTATTGCACCGTGGCCTTGGGTGGCGATGGCGGCGATGAGTTGTTCGGGGGGTATGGTCATTACAGCCGTCTTCTGTGGATGCGGCGGCGGCTCACTCACGTTCCCGGATGGTTACGCCGTGGCGTGGCCCAGGCGGCTGAACACTGGTTGCCGGTTGGGCTAAAAGGACGCAATTGGCTGCAAGGGTTGGATGTGGACTTGAGAGACGGCCTGCCGCTGATCGCCAGTTATTTCGACACCACTACGCGGCGGCATTTGATGCGCGGTCACGCAGGCCATCCGCTGGTCGCCGAGTCCATCCGTGTCGGACGCATTCCTAAGCAGCATGACTTGTTGCAACGGGCCACCCGCATGGATTTCGAAAACTACCTGGCGGACGACATCCTGGTCAAGGTGGATCGGGCCAGCATGTTGAATTCGCTGGAGGTGCGCGCACCGCTGCTGGATTATCGGGTGATCGAGTTTGCGTATCGCAGGGTGCCCTCGCGTCTGAAGGCGACCGAGCAGGAAAAGAAGGTTCTGCTCAAGCGTCTGGCGGCGCGGGTGCTGCCGCCGGAGTTCAATAGGCAGCGCAAGCAAGGTTTTTCCATTCCCCTGTCCGAGTGGCTGAAAACCGGGCCATTCCGTGAATTGTTCTGGGATACCTTGACCAGCCGAAATTGTCTGTTCGATCAAATGACAGTGCGTAGTTTGCTGCAAGGGCAAGACCGGGGCCGTGGCAATGGCGAGCGCCTATTTGCTCTGGTGCAGTTCGAACTATGGAGCAAAATTTATCGGGTCAGCCTGTGA
- a CDS encoding alpha-1,2-fucosyltransferase has product MASKISKIIPRIFGGLGNQLFIYAAARRLALVNGAELALDDVSGFVRDHEYNRHYQLDHFNIPCRKATAAERLEPFARVRRYLKRKWNQRLPFEQRKYLVQESVDFDERLLTFKPRGTVYLEGYWQSEDYFKDIEPQIRADLRIHPPTDTVNQQMAERIRATNAVAVHVRFFDAPAQSALGVGGNNAPGDYYQRAIKVMQEQAPDAQYYIFSDQPQAARARIPLRDDHVTLVNHNQCDAVAYADLWLISQCQHFIIANSTFSWWGAWLGKTPESIVIAPGFEKREGAMFWGFRGLLPDRWVKL; this is encoded by the coding sequence TTGGCTTCGAAAATATCAAAAATCATTCCCCGTATCTTCGGCGGTCTAGGCAATCAGCTTTTCATCTATGCCGCTGCTCGTCGCTTGGCGTTGGTCAATGGTGCCGAGTTAGCCCTTGACGACGTCAGCGGTTTTGTGCGCGATCATGAATACAACCGACACTACCAACTCGATCACTTCAATATTCCCTGCCGCAAGGCTACGGCTGCGGAAAGGCTGGAGCCATTTGCGCGCGTACGTCGCTACCTCAAGCGCAAGTGGAATCAGCGGCTGCCATTCGAACAGCGAAAATATCTTGTGCAAGAGAGTGTTGATTTCGATGAACGGTTGCTCACTTTCAAACCCCGTGGCACGGTATATCTGGAGGGCTATTGGCAGAGCGAAGATTACTTCAAGGACATCGAGCCCCAGATCCGGGCCGACCTGCGCATTCACCCACCCACGGATACCGTTAATCAGCAGATGGCGGAGCGTATTCGGGCCACGAATGCCGTTGCCGTTCATGTCCGCTTTTTTGATGCACCGGCCCAATCAGCGCTAGGCGTTGGTGGAAATAACGCCCCCGGAGACTATTACCAGCGTGCAATTAAGGTCATGCAAGAGCAGGCGCCGGATGCGCAGTACTACATTTTCTCCGATCAACCCCAGGCCGCGCGAGCACGTATTCCTCTGCGCGATGATCACGTTACGCTCGTGAATCACAACCAATGCGATGCCGTGGCCTACGCCGACCTCTGGCTGATAAGCCAATGTCAGCATTTCATCATCGCCAATAGCACCTTTAGCTGGTGGGGGGCTTGGTTGGGCAAAACTCCAGAGAGTATCGTCATTGCGCCGGGGTTCGAAAAGCGCGAGGGGGCGATGTTTTGGGGGTTTCGTGGATTGTTGCCTGATCGCTGGGTAAAGTTATGA
- a CDS encoding glycosyltransferase yields MIVPITVLMSVYNGERWLRESIESVLGQTFTDFEFIIVNDGSRDSTLDIINGFAARDRRIQVINKPNTGLADSLNVGIGQARGEWIARLDADDLCEPNRLSVQYALASSKKEFVLIGSGLTGIDESSQPTKFYKYPPYHQDLVNRLITKKGFFAHSSAFVRTKTIKAVGGYRTRIKRAEDYDLWLRLSEVGELGCVDESLVRIRHHVDQISHDEGGRRQKIDSRVALVSYLLRQRGLADPVAAESTDSEFAKFWQFVERGVALDQLVGFRRFISELKARRDTATLAGLFSALAFSVGSPHFVLRYFREAFLGEKLAMRLADEWIRKITTCAE; encoded by the coding sequence ATGATCGTTCCTATTACCGTACTCATGTCCGTTTACAACGGCGAACGCTGGCTCCGCGAAAGCATTGAGAGCGTCTTGGGGCAAACGTTCACTGACTTTGAATTCATCATTGTCAACGACGGCAGCCGGGATTCAACGCTCGATATCATCAATGGCTTTGCAGCCAGAGATCGGCGAATACAGGTCATCAACAAGCCGAACACCGGCCTGGCCGATTCGCTCAATGTCGGTATTGGCCAGGCCAGGGGGGAATGGATCGCACGCCTCGATGCCGATGATCTGTGCGAACCCAATCGATTGAGCGTTCAATACGCCCTGGCTAGTTCAAAGAAAGAATTCGTATTGATCGGTTCCGGGCTGACCGGAATAGATGAGAGCAGCCAACCCACCAAGTTTTATAAGTACCCACCCTACCACCAGGATTTGGTAAACCGTTTGATTACGAAAAAGGGATTCTTTGCGCACTCCTCGGCATTTGTGCGAACCAAAACGATAAAGGCGGTGGGGGGGTACCGCACTCGAATCAAGCGCGCCGAAGACTACGATCTCTGGCTGCGCCTGTCGGAAGTCGGTGAGCTAGGCTGTGTAGATGAGTCTCTCGTGCGTATCCGGCATCACGTCGATCAAATATCCCATGACGAGGGGGGGCGCAGACAAAAGATCGACTCGCGTGTGGCTTTGGTCAGTTATCTTCTTCGCCAGCGGGGGCTAGCTGATCCTGTGGCTGCGGAAAGCACGGATAGCGAATTCGCCAAGTTTTGGCAGTTTGTCGAGCGCGGGGTCGCGCTCGACCAGCTAGTCGGATTCCGACGTTTTATTAGTGAACTCAAGGCTCGGCGTGACACGGCGACGCTTGCCGGTTTGTTTTCGGCGCTGGCTTTTTCAGTTGGTTCGCCGCATTTTGTGCTTCGTTATTTTCGGGAAGCGTTCTTGGGCGAGAAACTTGCCATGCGACTGGCCGATGAGTGGATCAGGAAAATTACAACATGTGCGGAATAG